Proteins encoded in a region of the Micropterus dolomieu isolate WLL.071019.BEF.003 ecotype Adirondacks linkage group LG09, ASM2129224v1, whole genome shotgun sequence genome:
- the xkr8.3 gene encoding XK-related protein 8.3 isoform X2 has product MKTDAEVAVSAGQMFSWFWLKYDRELPGFSAQTGGGTVLFGDQVKLSCLLHVLQLGFLCRHISAIRQGFRVWWRKQEGSEYAVYLTHDLSMLRLIETFCESAPQLTLMIYVMLRTQKARTVQFVSIAASTTSIAWMVVDYHRSLRSFLPDKAKQGWCSSLIYFLWNLLLIAPRVAVLALFASVLPRYIAVHFLMLWLVLVIWVWRQETAFMDSLSGEWLYRVTVALIWYFSWFNVAEGRTRGRSVIYHSFITTDGGILLATWWCYRDPVQTESYALPLLITLPFTYLLGLLFKALYYCCFHPKLWRPPVRDPGLPDDLPDAEVSFRDFSIQDGTLSYQLRNKRMACHATHFYSEQRVNIESTNRAESSQL; this is encoded by the exons atgaaaaccgaTGCTGAGGTTGCTGTTTCTGCCGGACAG ATGTTCAGCTGGTTCTGGCTCAAGTACGACCGAGAGCTGCCGGGGTTCAGTGCGCAGACCGGAGGAGGAACCGTGCTCTTCGGGGACCAAGTGAAGCTCTCCTGCCTGCTACATGTGCTGCAGCTGGGCTTCCTTTGCAG GCACATCTCTGCCATACGGCAAGGCTTCAGGGTTTGGTGGCGGAAACAGGAAGGGTCTGAGTACGCTGTTTACCTGACCCACGACCTCAGCATGCTCCGGCTTATCGAGACTTTCTGTGAGAGCGCTCCTCAGCTCACCCTGATGATCTATGTCATGCTGCGCACACAGAAGGCCAGGACTGTTCAAT TTGTGAGCATCGCTGCATCAACCACTTCTATAGCCTGGATGGTGGTGGATTACCACCGCTCCCTGCGCTCCTTCCTCCCCGACAAGGCCAAACAGGGTTGGTGTTCCTCCTTAATCTACTTCCTGTGGAACCTGCTGCTAATCGCCCCACGTGTGGCAGTCCTCGCCCTCTTCGCCTCTGTCCTGCCCAGATACATCGCTGTCCACTTTCTGATGCTGTGGCTTGTCCTTGTGATATGGGTCTGGCGACAGGAGACGGCCTTCATGGACAGCCTCAGTGGGGAGTGGCTCTACCGGGTCACCGTAGCACTCATTTGGTACTTCAGCTGGTTTAATGTAGCAGAGGGTCGGACCAGAGGCCGCAGCGTCATCTACCACTCCTTCATCACTACTGATGGAGGAATCCTGCTGGCGACTTGGTGGTGTTACAGAGACCCCGTGCAGACTGAGTCATACGCCCTCCCTCTGCTCATCACTTTACCTTTCACATACCTCCTGGGGCTGCTCTTTAAAGCCCTCTACTACTGCTGCTTCCACCCTAAGCTGTGGAGGCCCCCAGTTAGGGACCCAGGACTGCCAGATGATCTGCCTGATGCAGAAGTGTCATTTAGAGACTTTTCCATCCAGGATGGCACCCTGTCCTACCAGCTTCGCAACAAACGGATGGCCTGCCACGCTACTCATTTTTACTCAGAGCAAAGAGTCAACATTGAAAGCACAAATAGAGCTGAGTCATCACAGCTGTGA
- the xkr8.3 gene encoding XK-related protein 8.3 isoform X1 yields the protein MERATFSKYSWIDFVFSVIGVCTFLVDWGSDVWVATEFYCRGDFFWFGVLVGLMVLSSVVVQMFSWFWLKYDRELPGFSAQTGGGTVLFGDQVKLSCLLHVLQLGFLCRHISAIRQGFRVWWRKQEGSEYAVYLTHDLSMLRLIETFCESAPQLTLMIYVMLRTQKARTVQFVSIAASTTSIAWMVVDYHRSLRSFLPDKAKQGWCSSLIYFLWNLLLIAPRVAVLALFASVLPRYIAVHFLMLWLVLVIWVWRQETAFMDSLSGEWLYRVTVALIWYFSWFNVAEGRTRGRSVIYHSFITTDGGILLATWWCYRDPVQTESYALPLLITLPFTYLLGLLFKALYYCCFHPKLWRPPVRDPGLPDDLPDAEVSFRDFSIQDGTLSYQLRNKRMACHATHFYSEQRVNIESTNRAESSQL from the exons ATGGAGCGCGCgactttttcaaaatattccTGGATCGACTTCGTCTTCTCTGTGATCGGAGTTTGTACCTTCTTGGTGGACTGGGGTTCGGACGTGTGGGTGGCCACCGAGTTTTACTGCCGCGGGGACTTTTTCTGGTTCGGTGTGCTGGTCGGCCTCATGGTCCTGTCGTCTGTCGTGGTCCAGATGTTCAGCTGGTTCTGGCTCAAGTACGACCGAGAGCTGCCGGGGTTCAGTGCGCAGACCGGAGGAGGAACCGTGCTCTTCGGGGACCAAGTGAAGCTCTCCTGCCTGCTACATGTGCTGCAGCTGGGCTTCCTTTGCAG GCACATCTCTGCCATACGGCAAGGCTTCAGGGTTTGGTGGCGGAAACAGGAAGGGTCTGAGTACGCTGTTTACCTGACCCACGACCTCAGCATGCTCCGGCTTATCGAGACTTTCTGTGAGAGCGCTCCTCAGCTCACCCTGATGATCTATGTCATGCTGCGCACACAGAAGGCCAGGACTGTTCAAT TTGTGAGCATCGCTGCATCAACCACTTCTATAGCCTGGATGGTGGTGGATTACCACCGCTCCCTGCGCTCCTTCCTCCCCGACAAGGCCAAACAGGGTTGGTGTTCCTCCTTAATCTACTTCCTGTGGAACCTGCTGCTAATCGCCCCACGTGTGGCAGTCCTCGCCCTCTTCGCCTCTGTCCTGCCCAGATACATCGCTGTCCACTTTCTGATGCTGTGGCTTGTCCTTGTGATATGGGTCTGGCGACAGGAGACGGCCTTCATGGACAGCCTCAGTGGGGAGTGGCTCTACCGGGTCACCGTAGCACTCATTTGGTACTTCAGCTGGTTTAATGTAGCAGAGGGTCGGACCAGAGGCCGCAGCGTCATCTACCACTCCTTCATCACTACTGATGGAGGAATCCTGCTGGCGACTTGGTGGTGTTACAGAGACCCCGTGCAGACTGAGTCATACGCCCTCCCTCTGCTCATCACTTTACCTTTCACATACCTCCTGGGGCTGCTCTTTAAAGCCCTCTACTACTGCTGCTTCCACCCTAAGCTGTGGAGGCCCCCAGTTAGGGACCCAGGACTGCCAGATGATCTGCCTGATGCAGAAGTGTCATTTAGAGACTTTTCCATCCAGGATGGCACCCTGTCCTACCAGCTTCGCAACAAACGGATGGCCTGCCACGCTACTCATTTTTACTCAGAGCAAAGAGTCAACATTGAAAGCACAAATAGAGCTGAGTCATCACAGCTGTGA
- the LOC123977093 gene encoding XK-related protein 8-like — translation MGNFKYLCVDFLFTCLGLVFLLLDIVLDILAAVSFYQEKAYVCLSMLVLFLVVSSVLVQAFSWLWYSYEDFQRWTKVEKYLSLTQLKLLHVLQLGIYFRHAGVVEVSVQSLTLKPSSSEGLAVFLSHDLSMLRLIETFSESAPQLVLMLTIFLQQGQLDVVTVLKAIGSASAIAFTVTTYHRSLRSFLPDKEKQEMSSSVVYFIWNLLLISSRLTALALFASVFPCFIFTHFFCSWLVLFFFAWQAKTDFMDSPLGEWLYRATIGLIWYFHWFNVVDGRTRDRTLLYHGYILLDICLLCGLWCWKIRTEMTEFYVISLAVSVVVVYILGLLFKILYYRCYHPNLSKEQLKGVTPEQAFAADETDFPFIQAIIMNGDTDISDRSLPSPPAPDIKLNKRMRKLAENFYS, via the exons ATGGGTAACTTCAAGTACTTGTGTGTGGACTTCCTTTTCACTTGCCTGGGTCTGGTGTTCCTACTGCTGGACATAGTGCTGGATATATTGGCCGCTGTGTCTTTCTACCAGGAAAAGGCCTACGTGTGCCTATCTATGCTGGTGCTGTTTCTCGTAGTCTCGTCTGTTCTTGTGCAGGCCTTCAGCTGGCTGTGGTACAGCTACGAGGACTTTCAGAGGTGGACAAAAGTTGAGAAATACCTGAGTCTGACACAGCTCAAGCTTCTCCATGTGCTGCAGCTGGGAATCTACTTCAG GCACGCAGGTGTTGTGGAGGTCTCTGTACAAAGCCTTACCTTGAAGCCCAGTTCCTCTGAGGGTCTCGCAGTGTTCCTGAGCCATGACCTCAGCATGCTGCGGCTCATAGAGACGTTTTCAGAGAGCGCCCCTCAGCTCGTCCTCATGCTCACTATTTTTCTGCAGCAGGGCCAGCTCGATGTTGTGACAG tgtTGAAGGCCATTGGGTCAGCCTCCGCCATCGCCTTCACTGTGACCACGTACCACCGCTCCCTGCGCTCCTTCCTGCCTGACAAGGAGAAGCAGGAGATGTCCTCATCTGTGGTCTACTTTATCTGGAACCTGTTACTCATCTCGTCTCGCCTCACCGCCCTCGCCCTTTTCGCCTCCGTGTTCCCCTGCTTCATCTTCACCCACTTCTTTTGCTCATGGTTGGTTTTATTCTTCTTTGCCTGGCAAGCTAAGACTGACTTCATGGACAGCCCTCTCGGAGAATGGCTTTACCGAGCCACCATAGGCCTCATTTGGTATTTTCACTGGTTTAATGTTGTAGACGGGAGGACGAGGGACAGGACTCTGCTCTATCATGGGTACATACTGCTTGATATTTGCCTCCTCTGCGGTCTGTGGTGCTGGAAGATAAGAACAGAAATGACAGAATTTTATGTAATAAGCTTAGCTGtcagtgttgttgtagtttACATCCTTggtcttttatttaaaatactgtattacagatGCTACCATCCAAATCTTTCCAAAGAGCAGTTGAAAGGGGTCACCCCTGAACAGGCCTTTGCTGCAGATGAGACGGACTTCCCTTTCATTCAGGCCATAATAATGAATGGTGACACAGACATCTCAGATCGCAGCCTTCCCAGCCCACCAGCTCCAGATATCAAACTCAATAAAAGAATGAGGAAGTTGGCCGAGAACTTCTACTCCTGA